Part of the Motacilla alba alba isolate MOTALB_02 chromosome Z, Motacilla_alba_V1.0_pri, whole genome shotgun sequence genome, TGTAAGTTGAATGGAACAACAAGAAACAAAGCAATATTtctaaaaaggcaaaaaatgcttgaattctgaaatgttttgacaGTCAGAATTGACagttgaagagaaaataaaacatatagTAGATTTGTGTTCAGTGAACTAAACCAGTGAAGGACTTGCAGCTGATGTATACAAACTACCATGAGAAAGTACCTGACTCCTCTGTCTCAGTAGCTGTGTTGATAAAAAGCTAATTATCTTGCTCCTGTGCAGGTCTTGCCAGCAGTCTAGTGAACAGTGCAGTGGTTCCAATTGTGAGAGCTCATAAAAtataagggggaaaaaggaaaaagaaacaaagtatGATCATTTTGGGCAGCTTCTTAAGTATTTTCTATAACCTTTACACTATGTTTCGAGCTTTCTTATTAGTATCATTTTCACATGGCATTGGTTTCAGTTTAGTAAAACAGCATACGGAAATGAATAATCAAACACTGCATTTTAAGATGTTGAAATGAAACATCCTgactgatttatttctttcttctgaaaacagacctttccttctttttgaaGATCCAAATATACATTTTTCTATGGAAAATGTCACCAAACCCAATTATTGGCTTATTCCACTTCTTACTCAGATTCCCTGCTGGTAGCCAAGGAAGGAGCCTGAGTTCCATGCACAAAACTCCATGGAGGAGATCTTTGTTCAGTTTTCTGTACTCTTCATCTGCACCAAGCAAGGTCATAATGTGGATTCCTACTGTACTGCTTCTGCAAGGAAGAACAAACCTATTCCCACAATCAGGAGCAGGCATACATCAGCTACACAGTGCAAACCAGACTACGAACTGGCTTTGgtatttggggaaattttggaGGCGTCAGGGCACGTTGGGCTGTTCTCCTCTGTCCATGGTGCTGGGACAGATCCCATTTACAGAAACCAGTCTCTATCCCTCCCTCTAGCGAGAAAACGCTGCTGTTTCTGAGATTTGTTACTGTCCAGTAAATGTTATAAAATTTCATTACTGCTAGATTCATACTCGTAAATTATTGTGAACCTAGGATATTGTTATATGCCATCAGAAAGAAGATGCATGGTGGCATTGCTCATATCATTAccatggctgcaggagctgttaTTTCTCTTGTAGCAGACATCATGTATGGCAGGTAAATCACCTAGCAGATCCCCATGAGTCTATCTTTCCAGCTGGGTTTCTTGGAAAATTGAGTAAGGGCTCTGCCTCCGAGGTAAAAGCCTTCTCAAGAAGCCTTTCTGAGACTATGAATTGACACAGATCTATAGACCACATCATCTGTTTTGTCTGTGTCCTTTCCTGCCTCTGTGCCTGATCCTCATGTGGTGATGGGTGTACTGGTGGAAGCTTTCCTGACTGAATAGTCAGGGTATCACCTGGACAGGAGGTACCCAAATCAGGCTCACAAGTAATTGGATTTTCATCTGGAAGGTACATTCTGTAGGAGTTACATGGAATCTGGTGCTTGAGGCTTGGTAGAGATGCTGAAGTTAGTATCTCAGTGAGTTTGTGATTTCATGATGATGTGCCTTGGTCTCCTGAAGAGGAGAGAACTATGAGGTAGTCAGTGTTAAGAGCTATGTTTCACTGTCTCATGTATCATAATTTTCTGTGTCAGCTGTGTAATCTGGAAAAGGTGGGTGCAGTTTGGAAACAGAACCACAGGTACATGACCCTTGGAGAGTCAGCTGGCTCTGGAAACAGACCAGCAGTTCTAAACAGGTCAAGAAGAAGCTCAAGGATCTCTCAGGGACTTCTGGATGTCCCTATTGTTTTGTCTGGCTTCTGAAATCCCTGTGGATGACATCACTCATCTCTGCACAGAAGGGAGGACATTCGCTATTGCAAAACTTGTTAGGAGCCTATAAACAGGAACAATAACATTTCTCAGCAACCCCACTTGGCTATGCTGACCCTCGGCTTCTGCAGGAGTTCCTTGATGTAGCATGGTCCAGGATTCCCAAAATAGGAAGAAGAAAGCTGATTTAGGCAATTGGGTGTTCTAACTATTAGCTCACACTTTTCTGATCCTTCTGTTTGAGGATATTTGAATTGCTCCTTCCCAGACCCTGGGATACAAGAGCAAGGTGTGTGTATGGAGGTTGGGTAGTCTGGGGTGGGGATGCTGTCCTCCTCTAAGAGCAATCGTATGATGAAAAAGGAATGTGAGATGTGATATGACAGACCTAAACTATAAACCCTGCTCAAAGTTATATAGACACCTGGGGAGGCACCACAGACCTGGAAACACTGTGTTAATAGCACAGAAATCACAGGCACACAGCTCTAGCAGGCACCCAGGTTCATTTCTTGAGCACAGTAATCTATGCTGACACACTCCTATGTTATGTAtgaaaaagcatcaaaaaaaCTGCATTATGCCTTTTGAATGGTAATTTTTGGGGGTGAGTTAAGGTACAAAACGAGGGTTTTCCACCCTGTCTTggtattattttttcctctctgaaattTGTTAGAAAAAGTGCAGCACATGCTTACCCAGGTTAGTTCTTAGACTAACAATAGTGTCAGCTGCAAAAGTGGTTTTCTGGGAGGCTACAGAATAGAACCAAACAGTTCACGGGAAGGGACCTAAAAAGACAATCTAGTCCAATTGTCTGATCACTTCAGGATgatagaaaattaaaacatgttATAAAGGGCATTATCCAAATGCCTTTGAAACACTGACAGGCATGGGGCACTGAGGAAGACCCAGGTGATAGACACTGCCCTCCGTGTAGAAACATGCACTCCTGCATCTGCAGCTGGCATCTGAAAGCTTTGCAGACTGCGGAACCCCGATAGTGGGCATCACTGCCCCGGGAGGGACTGGCTCTCCGGTCATGCCTGCTGGATCTGCATGCCTTTCCGCGCGGTACCAGGTGCGGCCCCGGCGTCCTTCCTGACCTTCAGACGACGTCGCCCACGGACCGTGCCAGCGTCTCCTCGGGAGGCGCCGCTGCTCCCCATCCCCGGGCTCCCACTACTGCCGGCAGCATTCCCCTCTAGCCTCGTCCTTCTTTTTAAACCCATATAGATTACTTTGGGGGTTGCTGTCCCACCTCTCCTGCTAGCGACAGAAGGGCGGATCAGCAGCAGAACTCGTCTCCTCCCCATCCAGCTCCAAGCTGGCTGTCGGCATCCCTAAAGGTGGGCGCCGGTGCTCTGGAGTGGATATTGCTCTGCTTTGCCACGCGGCGCTCGCACCGTACACAGCTCCTTCTTTCTCACCTTCAGATGCCGTCCCGAATCCGCGCTGGACAACGGATCGCTGCTCTCGCGTCCTTCAGCGCCAATCGCAGGGAGACGACTTTCCTCTTTCCCCCCATCCCGCCCCCCTACCCCGTCCCTCCCTCCCGGCCTCGCctcccacccccccacccccccccaccTGGATAGCGAGAGCACAGAGATAAGCAGCCGGCGATTCTTCTCCGGCCACAGTTAATCCGAGGCGAAGCAAGAGGGAGGACAAAGTCTACTCCCTCCCTGTCTTCTTCCTTGCCTCTCCAACTCGTTCCAAGACCTAGGGAATGAGAGGGGATCTCCGGGAAGGACTCAGAACAGAGGATGCAGAACGCTCTCCCACACCCTCCCCCTTTTGCAGGAAGCCGTGGTTGCAGAGATTTCCCCTGGCACACACACTGACTCCCGAGGAGAGCCAAGGAACCAATTGCAAATTGCAACAGCGGGCTGACAGccacccctccttccccccacgGCAAAGCCCAAGGACACCTGGTTGCTGGAGACAACCGGGGATGGGGTGGGGGACACGCATGCAGACACACGCACCCCCTCCGGTGTGGGGAGCGCTGCCGGCCTGCTCGGCGGCGAGCACGGAGGGGCGAGGGCGGTGCAGGGAAGGGGCGGGGGAGCCggaggcagggggagggagagagTCCAGCTCCCGCAAcgaggggaggaggaaggagggaccGTGTCGGTGGGATGGTCCGGAAATGCTGTGATAAAAAGAGGGGCGCGGGGGAAAAGTAGGGAGAAGCTGTGGACTCATTCGTTCTCCCCCACTCCGCGCCCGCAACTTCCCCGGCAAGCCTCGGGCACACGGGCGCCGGCCGGAGCCCGCGGGAGACGAGAGGAGCCGCAGCAGCCGGCACCTGCCGCAGCCacctgccccggcccggcccggctcagCACAGCGCCTGTCGCCCAGCGAGGTATCGgcgccggggcgggcgggccgTGCCGAGCcgggaagggcagagaggagaggcGGGGTGAGGGCACACAGAGACGGGGACAGCTCTTGTCCCTCCAAGTGCTGGCACGACTGTGACCCGGTGCCGAAGTCGGGCGGGGGGTGGGATGCAGCAGCCGGAGCTGCGCTGCACCTGGGGCCGGCCGGTCTCAACCTTGAGCCGTCCCGGCTCACCCTGAGAATGTGCAGCCCTCCGTGGCATTGCGCTGGGGGTTTTCCGAGGGGTTCCGATGGGGGACTTTCCATCCCGCCACCCGGACTGCATCCGCATCCTGATCGCCCAGCATCCCCCGCTTGTTCTCCCGGGCGCTTGCAGGGAGCTTCACCTTCAAATGCCCCCTCGGCGGTCCCGGGCGGACCTGCCACCTCGGAGCAAACCCTCTGAAAACCGAGAGGGCGAGAAGCAGGCGGGGAAACGAGAAAGTTCAAAGGTTTAACTCCTTCCTGCCCGTCTGCAGGAAACAAGCCATGAAAGGGGACGCATTGCTCCTCCGCACTTGCTCCTGGGTACTCACTTGCCGGGTCTGGGGGAGCCGCCGTGTACCCCGACTCCTCCCACCCGCTGACCGCTCGCCAAcatgcagctctgctcctcgTCGTGCAAAGCAGGGGCTGAAAGGATGGAGGGCTGGAAACTTGTCTGCACTCAGACAAAGGGAGGAAGGCCGTGGGGAGAGAGCTGAGGAAGATCAGGCAttagctttttcttctcctagAGACACTATTCCTGTTTTGATTGTGCCTCTTTGCAGGCTGCCTTCCAAGGATTCCCAGTCTCTGTGCATGTGAGGTGTGAAGGTGGGCAGGACCCCAGGCAACAAATCATGGATTTTGTTATGAAACAAGCTCTAGGAGGTAAGTGTGATTGGCAAAAAAGAGGCCACCTACTCCTCCCCTTTGCACCCAGAAAGAGAGGGGATAGTCCACTGTGGTAGGGTCTGCACCTGTAATACCTTATTGAGGACTTGGAAGAGTATGCCTGTCACTGATTCATGATCCTGGAGTGGAGTGTTTGAAGAGTCTGAGCAGGAGAGGGCAGCAACAAGCAGAGACCAAAGCCCAATGTCAGAGAAGAGACCTCCCGtacaggctgtgctggccctgggtCATGCCTAATTGGCACCCTACCACCTGGATGCATATCCTGCTGTGCAGTGTGCAAGTCTTGATTTGCTTCTTGCCATGTCACTGAGGCAGCTATTATAAAGGATGAAGACTGGTTTAGGCAGAGTAAGCCCAAAGAGTGAGTGACGTTTTGTCTATGTGTGTAAGCCTTCTTTCATCTTTGCCCCAAAGACTGGCCAAATCCTGGACAAAAAATGCCCAGTGCAAAAAATTTATGTCTCTGATATTTTGagagttatttttaataagaacaCTACCACATGAAGGATGGAAATGATAATAAAGTATTCCTACACACTTTACCTGTATTTAAGGCCAATCTTCTATGGGTCTCTGTATATTAGCTTATGTGTGTGAGGAATTGTTCTAACCTAATGGTGTGAATAGAAAAATTAGGGATGTGTGTAGGAGAAATTGAAAACACTGAACAAATATTTGGGAATGAGGTTCCTTTTTTCTGCCACAGCTACTTTCTAGGCTCTTTGACCTGGACATTTGGTCTAAGCAATGGCCTAAGGATCACTGAGGTGATGCTAGATGCTGCTGGGAATGGAAATATTGGTCTCAGAGGGAGTTGATCATTCTCTCTTGTATTCTATCTCATGTgtgcatttttcattcttttttcttgaagaaactGTAGAATCATGGGGCTGTGTAAATGTTTAATGTGTGGTGATATTGATGTCATATACAACTTCAACATTTACTGCAGGATTCTACCCAATGACAtggaaataatgttttcatCTCTGAAAGTGGTGGGTGTTTTTCACCAGAGGAGCAAAATTTTCACAGTTAAGAACAGAGGAAGCAACCAAAGTTTTAGCTGGGGTATTTTGAATAGGGAGATCAAACTGGAGAAGAAAGGGACTAATTTGTTTGCACAAAAGAGCAAGGTATGAAGACATCTACATGTGAAGGTGGCAGTCTGTGTGGTAGCAGTGCTATGTTTCATTTCACTCTTCAGTTTTGAAGGAGAATTCGTGTTAAGATGTGCAGGCTTTGCACTGTTTGATGTAGTGCAAGGTTGCTTGCACAGAATTGAACTAATGTACCTGCAAACTAGAGATACAGCCACTACAGCTGTAGTTCCATGAATCCAGTAAAGGGAAATAACTGCTTACAGACTGCAGTTAAAGgtgggggcaggagggctgcagcaaAGGAATAACATCTATGATGGCTGCTTTTTTCTGCAGCGTGGTGACTTAGCATGAGTTGGAAGCAGTGTCTGCCTATGCTTAACAGCCTTCACCCTGGGCAGACTTTCATTCTAACAAGATGTTGTATGCCAAGGTCAGGACTTGTATGATAATAGGACTTTCTGAGAAGGTAAATTCAAAAAGCATCTTTTTGTGAAGTCTGAGCTCCTGATGTCTgtcaagatgctgtccagggcaCCAGCTCTTCTGCCAGATGACTTAATGTGTCTGGAACTTGCCCACTTACTCAATAAAGAAGAAGTCTCTGCAGAGTGGTAAAATCCAGGAAATGCTAATTCATTAAGCATAGAgtcctatttttaaattacaaatagTTTCAACAAGATAAAACAAGATCTCCCAGTGCAAatataatacagaaaataaagatggtTTTGGACACTGGTTTCTCCCTGGGATTAAAGCCCAGGCTGAAGCAAATCATCCAAGCTGGCCAGACTGCACAGCAAACCAAGGACTAAAGGTTATAGTTTGCTTCCTTAGTTTTGGGGCCAGAACCCTTTTTGTCTCCAGTTCTGATATCCAAAGGGAGATTTACTTAAgagttggattcaatgatccttctgggtcccttccaactcagaataatCTGTGAACTGTGTCCACAAGGATGGTCAAACTGAGCAGAGCACCAAATCTCTAGTCGATAGGCTTGCTTTGGGTAGGGTACGTGGTCTGATCTGCTAGTGACCATTTTTACTGTCCTCGCTTTCTGGGAGGTCTTTAGGTGGATTTCATTGCTCTTTGATTTTAGTTTATTATGGCTTTTCCCAGAATACCTCTGAATTCATTCTTCTGTTTGATAGGATCTTTTGAACGGTGCAAAAGTTCTTATATAATTCTCATAATCTCTTAAGGCAttcctggaagaaagaaaaaaatactgcaattttGTCATTAAGATCCCCTCTAATTTACACAGAAACAGACCTGCTATAGATTCTGCTTGCAGAACACCTACAGCTAAGGTAGCTTAACCCTTCAGCTATCTCAGATGGTGAAAATTCACAAAGGCTGAGGGCCAGCTGGATGTCCTTGACAGAGcataatgtaatgtaattttcataattcattttttcttcccagcgTACAGCCCTAAAATTAAGCTTAGGCCAGTTTTTGATAGCTAAGAGCCTGGATTTGAAAACTATTTGCAGAAGGTTGCTTTTGACCTTTTCCTACTGTACAGAACTATGCAGGTCTCTAAAGCATTGGAGGAGTGTGGAACCAGGTTTTGTCATAGGGACTGGTCAAGTAAAGTACTGATAGAAAAACATCATTCTCATACCTCCTAACTCACCTTATTGGGGAAGATGAGGTCTCACTCTCTGCTAATTAGCAGTCGCACTAATGCTTAGCAGAATGCTTCTGTGGGAGTTTTGCCATTGCCTTTGAAGCAAACTTTGAGGATATTAGCCTTGTCTCTAATGGCATAGAATGATcagatttgcttttctttggagTTTTGCCTATAAGCGAAGAAAGCAATGAGTTGTTTTAAAAGGTAGATGAGCTAAGTTAGCAAGTTAGCAGCCAAGGAAAGGCAGTTATGTGTTGACAAGTTGCTTTGTTTGAAAGTTTGATGAGGATATTTAGGTTTTGTGAAATCAGTTTGACAGGTTATTGTATTGTTGAGGTAGAATGTGTCCTTTCCCTGGCTGTTGTTAAAGAGGGTGTGCAGAaatctgctgtttctgtgcagtGGAAGGTCAttctctgctgtgccagcacgggtattttgctgctgtgttgtCAGCAGAGTTTCTGCCTGAAGGTTGACCAGCTTGAAATGTGTCTTTTTAAATCCATGGCCTCTTCATGGCAAAATCCTTGACcctttcattatttcattagcAGTGGGGACTGTGGTCCAGGGAAAAACAGTACAAAATAGCAGGTTATTTGGCTGATTTccttttgtagctttttttttttttttttttttttttttttttttttttttttttttttttttggtgcttctCAGACCTTTCAACACCCTATATGGAAGTCACACTATTTATTGCGCGACAGTGATAGAAGCCATGGAGAAGTAATGATGCTTATTAGCTGTGTAAAACAAGAAGAAAGTAGCAAGAGGTTAAAGGCTTAAAATTGCTACTTCTTCTCCCACACCAAGGGGATAAGTAACACCAAGGGGATATTTTGTACTTCTGACCCTGCTACATCACAGACATTAACAGAGGTGTGTAGCTAAGATAATTTGTCACTTTGCTGTTCCTGTGACAGTTATTTAAATGAAGACAATCAGAATAATTTAATGACTATATTTTACATTAGAAGTGCTCTTTTCCAAGCCAGGTCAGAGCTGGGCTAATGTTACCATGATCAATGTGTATGATTTCCCAGGAGAGAGTAGGAATTGGAGGATCTGGAATGGGTCCTGGAGGAGTTCAGCTGTAATACTTTTCACTGTGCATTGCTTATTTCTTCTAAGTTTGTATGAAAGCAAATTGTGCACTAGTACCTGACTCTCATGTTGTGTTACGTTGTATCACTTCCTCTGTCACTGCTGGCTTGGACAAGTAGGGAAACTGGTTTGAAATAGAATGAACTTCATGAAGCTCTTCTTGGTGTCATTCTGTTACTGGGTGATTTGAGGGCCAAGGTCTGAGatattttattatgaaaaagaaaagaagaaacctATGGAAAGTGAGGAGAATTTACTGTAATCGTGATGTGTttgaagagagagagatttcCTACTGCAGAAAGCAACATTCTGTAGACCAGAATATTGTGAAATTGTGGTATACAGAACACTAAGTAGCTCTAAATATGATGCTGCACAGAGCCCTTTTAATGCGCTACTTTTATTGCCATGAATGGGAGAAATGGCAAGAACTGGATGGTAAAAAGTTGGAATGTCTGCCttaaatactgaatttttttaatatcaaccTGTGGATAAATTATGCAAATCCTTTCACATGTAACTGTGCATATGAATAGTACTATctaaatttcttcttcatgctttcAGCACCCCTTGAATTCATAGTGCAGTGCAACCACACTAGATATTCACTATGATAGATAATACAGGCATGATTTGCTGATTTATTGGCAGCAGTTTAGAGTGGGGACTTTGCTTCACATCCACTTCTGTCAAGAATCAGTGGACATTTGTTTTGGTTCAGAAGGATTCTTAAAATACTATAGGCGCAAGACAAATGCAACCAGATTGCCATCTGTAACGTGCCAGCAGGGTGGCACTGCCTACTTCATATCCCTTACCAGAATTTTGTTTCAGCTAGGTATATCACAAAACACAGTCCAGAGGGAGTCCCCTTGTTCTTGAAGACAGACAGAGATCCAAGCCCTCGTGAAGATAATGGGATTTAAGTCACTGTGTGACTTAAGCTCTgaaagagcagctcctgtgctgagcTTACATTAAGGAAGATGTGATAGTGCGTGAATGCCAGATAAGCCTGAATGAAAACCACACTATTGTTTAACATCTTAGCAGTGACCTTCTGTGTATTCTACTGCTGTATTTGCCTGACTTCAGTAGCTTGTGAAGTGAGGATTAAGTCCTTAATTTTGCCTGCAGAAGTTAGCAAGATTGCTTGCAACCAAAGGTAATACACACTTGTTCAGGGTGGAACATATTGTGAAATAAACACAGGGTTTATTTCACAATGCTCCCCTGTTTAAACACAGGGAGCACTGTGTTCTCCTTCTCCAACTCACTCTCTTGTTCCTCACATTTCCAGTTCTCTGCTGAGCCTCTGTGCTGCACTGGGACCTCATGCATCAACTAGGCTGTGCTCCACTGCTTATGTTAATGTGTGAAGTTCTGGAGCAGGACAGAAACAGTAACTTGCAAAACTGCAAGTCCTAATGCTAAGAACTAGTGCTGGTATTGACTTCTGGGATCTCTTTTGTCTGTCATCCTTGAAACATGTAACACATGAGGTCTTTCATTTTGCAGTCAGGCGCATCCAAATCACAAAGACTGGACAATCTGGCCAGAGACATGAGATCTCAAGACCACTGTAGCATGTGATAGATGTTGGAAGGCCACTTACTTTCATTCTCAAATAAATTCCACCTGTGTTGTGTGTAATTCTGGGCCCcataaattaaaagtatttttaagtgtGTTAAATacatccaaaggagggcaaaaAAGCTGGTGAAATGGCTGGAATGAATGTATTCTGAGGAGTGGCTAAGGAcctggtttttctgttttggagaaaaggaggcagaggggtcacctcattgctctctacagcttTATGAAGAGAGGACGTGGAGAGGGAGGTGCTGATCCCTTCTTCCTGGGATCCAGTGACAAGAGGAAGGAACGTGGGGTTGACATATCTGTTGCATACATTTTTCACAAGGAATGTTATTAAAAGTGTGTTTTTCCCTAATGTAAACTGGTGGCAAAGActttttctttgagaaatttGATTAAGTTGCAAGATGTCTTCCAAGGAAGCAAATGGTTGCTGTTGAGATGATACCAGAGAAACAACTACAGTGATGGTCAGCTGATTTGTTGCATCCATGATCCAAACTAGGAGATGAAAAACTGACCAGgttcatttttcctgtttctttctggaGAAAGCTTCCTTTTATATTTGCTTGCCTCTGTTTAGCCTGTTGCTGTTAGACTCACACAGCGCTTTCCCTTGACTCTGCTGGGATCTTACCTATGTTTGTCTTGTGTTTGTCTTACTTGCAAGCAGGCACTGCGAGCAGTGTGCTTATTGAAGTATCCTTGGAGGAAATGTGTAACCTTCAGCTGATTGTAGAGATAGGCCACAAAGAGCTTAACTAAGATTTGTGCTGCAGGCCATCTGCTTGTCAAAAGTCTGCTTGGAGTGGAGTGACATGGATAATCAGGAAGTTTTCTCTCccagagagggagaaataaca contains:
- the LOC119696062 gene encoding zinc finger protein ZFPM1-like, with protein sequence MPRRAAHSQGEPGRLKVETGRPQVQRSSGCCIPPPARLRHRVTVVPALGGTRAVPVSVCPHPASPLCPSRLAGPGRGRWLRQVPAAAAPLVSRGLRPAPVCPRLAGEVAGAEWGRTNESTASPYFSPAPLFLSQHFRTIPPTRSLLPPPLVAGAGLSPSPCLRLPRPFPAPPSPLRARRRAGRQRSPHRRGCVCLHACPPPHPRLSPATRCPWALPWGEGGVAVSPLLQFAIGSLALLGSQCVCQGKSLQPRLPAKGGGCGRAFCILCSESFPEIPSHSLGLGTSWRGKEEDREGVDFVLPLASPRINCGRRRIAGCLSLCSRYPATVLYST